CGAAAGGTGGGGGGGCACTTACTGCGGCCGCTGCCACTCGCTCAAAAATACTATTCATATCTTCGGGAGAAAGAATAGACGATATTGAAGAATTTTCTCCGTCGAGATACGCTAGTAGGATCCTAGGTATGGGTGATCTTCAAACATTAATCGAAAAGGCGAAGTCTTTAGAAGTAGAGATAGATGAAGCTACAACCAAGCGGATAACATCAGGAAAAATGACCCTTGATGATTTTGCAGTTCAATTAGAACAAATGAATAAGCTTGGACCGTTACAGCGAGTACTGGAAATGTTGCCTGGATTGCCTAAACTAGAGGATTCGATGTTAAGTCAAATGGAATCAAATTTGAAGAAATGGAAAGTTATAATGAAGTCAATGACACCTGAGGAGAGAAAGGACACCAGTGTTCTGAATGCTTCAAGGATAAGGCGAATTGCACTCGGTTCCGGCACAACAGAAAAAGACGTCAGAGAACTTCTCGCCAGATTTGAGCAGATGAGAAAGATGATGAAAGGTATGAAGAAAATGCGTTTTAATCGTGAATTAATGAAACAATTTCAGCAAAGGTTGTAGTAAGGTTGAAATCTGATCTTAAGAAGATAGAGAGAGCAGTTTCTTTAGTTCCTATGTGTAATTGGTGTGCTGGCAGGCTTATTGTCGATAATGTAAGGTTGGCCGAGTCGGTTGGTGAATCGTTAAATCTAAGGACCGTAACTACAGGATGCGCCATTTGTTCAGACACATATACAAAAAGAGATGATTTGGTTAGAAAAGCTGTAGAAAAGATGCAAGAATTCGAATTTGATATGTTTCAGGTTGGAGTAACACTACCAAAACCTTGCGTTGAACGTGAGGATGAGCTAAGAGCAAAACTAAAACTTTACAAGGGTATAATTATAAAAAGAGCCCTAACAGCCCTGTTCAAAGACGAAATACAAAGAAGAGTGAACAAACCTGTCAACAACGATAATTGGGATATCCTTGTGTTAATAGATGTGAATAACAAAAGCATAAGAGTTCAGCCAAGACCGATTTCATTGCTAGTCAGATACGTGAAACTAGAACGAGGCTTTTACACAAAGGCGCCGAGCGTAGCTAAATGTGATTTTGGAGGTGAAAGCAAAGCAGAGTCTTCTACAAAAATTAATAGTGTTGAATGTGTTGTTCGTGAAGTATTCTCTAAAGCTTTTGAAGCGAATATAATAAAACTTTGTTGGTCAGGAACTGAAGATATAGATGCCCGTGTATTCGGAAATGGAAGGCCTATCTATGTACAAGTACTTGATCCGAAGAGAAGATACATGGGATTCCTCAAGTTGGGAAGAAGACAAGGCGAGACAGTACAATTTCCGCTCATAGAAATCTCAGACACCAAGTTTCAGCAGTTCGAAGGCTTGAAGAAGGTCATCTTTTACACCATATTGCACCAGAATCCTTTAGTAAGAGAAAAAGTTAAATTACTACATTTAATTAGAAATATCAGCATTCCGGATGATCATAAAAGAAAGAAAAAGATGCTTTACTGGACAGATCCGATCTTGGTCAATGAAAAAGAACTCAAGTTACTATGCTTGATGGATAATGGTGTCAACCCCTGGAAGGTATTAAGACCAGACAAAGACAGTGGAGAATTTAAAGGAATTTTGGACTTCTTGCAGTTAGACTCAAAAGTTAGCGTCACCTATGATATCATGAATTTTTACATGGAGTCACAGGGCCTGAATCTTCAAAATGTTTATTATGGTGCTTCTAAAGTGATGTATGAGTGATTTCTTATGCCACAACATAAAGGCCCAAGAAGAAAGACACGGAGTCTCCTGACTTCGGAGGGTAAAAAAGGACTATCGAGGTTAATGACCGATTATAAACAGGGCCAGAAAGTAGTCATTGATATTGAACCTTCTCAAGTAAAGGGAATGCCGCATCGGAGGTTTCAAGGTAAGGTGGGAGTTATAAGGGAAATACGCAAAAGGTCAGTCCTTCTAAGTGTAATGGTTGGTGATAAAGAGAAAAGACCTGTGGTAAGATTCGAACATATAAGACCACTTAGAGGTTGATGCTTTATGGTTAGCGAAACTTCAAGACGGCCGATAACTGTACATGAAGCAAAGGACTTGCTTTCGTCTATAGATGTGGAAAAGGCTGACCAGATACAAAAAAGAACGCTGGACTATGTTATGAAGTTTGCAAAAATCGATGGAGAAAAAGCGAAGAATCTTGTCCAAAGATTGATCAAAGAGACAGGTCTCACCGAAACTCAGGCAGTAGAAGTCGTCAACGCTATGCCTAAGAGTAGGGAAGAATTAAGGACATTTACGGTTGGTTGGAGACAACTTACACCAACCGAAGTATTGGATAAGATGCTCGAAATTCTTGGTTCAGTAAATGAAAAGCAGAACAGCTAACAGATTAGCTTAAATTATAGTTACTCTATCTATATGTCTGAAGCTGGATGGTAGTTCAAGAAATGAATAGCAACTTTCTACGATTCTTTCTTCAATATACATGATGTCTGTTGGAGAGTTAGGTGTTATGTCTTCCCCCATCCAAGTTAAGAGGTACGAAGAATATGCATATGTTCTGGATTTTATGCCCAGATCACGTTCTAAGCTCGTAAAAAACAGGGAAGGGTTGATAGTACAAGCTATTGGTGAGATGTATTTTACTCTCCTCGAATTACTCGCTTTTGAGAACGCCCAACTTAACATCGGAGAGAGAATATATGTGGGTAAGGACAAACGAGAAAAGATATTGAGTGTTTTAGGAAAACTTTCTTATGATGAACTGACTCAAAATGCGAAGAATGAACTTCCGAATATACTGGAGAAATTAGTTTTAAATAATGAAAGTCGATTTGTAAGCTACTTTAATAGCTTGCAACCGTTGACACCAAGATTACATGCTTTGGAATTGATTCCTGGAATAGGCAGGACTATGACTACACATATACTTGATGAACGTGAAGAAAGACCGTTTGACTCATTCGCTGATATCGAGCAACGGACAGGTTTAAAAGATCCAGCGAAACAGATCGCACGAAGATTACTTGAAGAAATCGAAGGAAGATCAAGAATTAACATCTTCATAAAGAGATGAAGTATACAAATCGTCATTTATATGGACAGCATTTTCTCTCTGATCTGACGATTATATCGCGTATTATACAGATTGCAGAAATAAACAACAACACCAAGGTCCTTGAAATAGGTACAGGAAGAGGTGGTTTGACCAAGCTGATTGCGCAGAGAGCTGCCTATGTTCAGACAGTCGAAATTGATAGAGAACTTTTTTCACGTGCTAAGTTTGTTTTGGACCGGTTTGATAATGTTGAGGTAGTTCAGAAAGATATTCTGAATATGAACGATTCAGGCTTTGATATAATAATTTCTTCTCTTCCTTATAACATTTCCACTCGATTCGTTGAATGGTTAAGCGGTCAAGGATGTTTAAGGGCTGTAATAGTTCTTCAAACCGACTTCGCTGAAAAACTGTTTCAGAAACCTGGTACAAAAAAATATAATTCTGTCTCCGTGTTAAGTCAATTTTGCTTCAATGTCTCGCGAGAGGGCCTAATACCGAGAACTTCCTTTGAGCCTCCTCCTCGCGTCGATTCATGCATAGTAAAATTTGAACGGAAAGTCAGTCTACTAGACTGGAGATATGTTTCAAAAGATTTGAAATATCTCTTCTCATTCAGGGGAAAAATGGTGAGAACTGTATTTAAGAAGCTGCATCTTTTATATCCAGCTTTGTCCATACCTAGCTTTGTTAAAGAAACGAGGAGGATTGAAGAGATGTCACCAGATGATTTTATGCAAATTCTTGCATACATGAGGTTAGGACGTAATGTATCTACCCAGTGATGATTCTCTGATACTTCTGGATTCTCTAAAATACGATGAAACAGATAAAATAATAGAACTAGGTGTGGGTAGTGGTTTTATCATTGATAAGCTTAAGTGTGATTTTGCTGTTGGAACTGATTTAGATGTTAACTCCATTTTGTACGCAAAGGCCAATTTAGATGATAATGTAGAACTGGTTCTATGTGACTCTGCAGAAGCATTCAGAATGGATTCATTTGACGTAGCATATTTCAATCCTCCTTACCTACCAGGGAATATTGACGAAGACCCGAAAGTTATTGGTGGTATTGATGGTTCTTCAGTTGTAAAAAAGATGTTAAATTCTTCTTTAAGTGTTATCAAAGAAAATGGGTCTATATTCTTTGTCATATCGTCAAATACAGCATCCGACGAAATTCTCACTAAAGCCGGTACTATAGGAGAAGTACATCTTATCAAAAGGACAAGATTGTTTTTTGAAGAGCTGTATGTATATATGATCAAAACTAAAAAAGTAAGTAAGAAACAGGAATGAGGTTTTGTTGAATATAAGAGAACTATCGATTGCAATGGTCGAACCGGCGTATAGTCTAAATGTCGGATATGTGGCGCGTGTCATGAAAAATTTTGGTTTGAAAAAATTAATCATTGTGGGAAATAAAAGATTGGGCAAGACGGCAAGGGTATATGCCGCTCATGCAAAAGACATAATTGATGATTGTGAATTTATGTCGTTTGATGATCTTTTTGTCAGATATACGTTTGTGGTTGGTACTACGGCAGTAGCTGCTAAAGCCAACAACTCTCTTGGTGGCGCAGTCTCTCCAGAAAAACTTGCAAAGTTAATGCGATCCCCACATGATACCGTTATTGTTCTTGGTAGGGATACTATAGGTCTTACCTCTGAAGAACTGGCAAAATGTGATCTTGTAGTCACAATACATACAGGAACGGATTATTCCACCCTTAATATATCTCATGCGTTATCTATTCTTCTTTATGTACTTAACCAACAACAAAAAAATCAGTATACTGCATATCTCAGGAGGAAGACTAGAAAGGTAATGCTCGATTACTTGACATTCCTTGTCGAAAAATCAATTGTTCAACCTCATAAACGTCATAGGATACTATTGACGCTCAAGAGGCTCATAGATGAATCCGATTTAAGAGAGGAACAGGTTGTTTCTCTTATCGGTTTCTTCAGGAAGTTAAAGCTTTTGATTGACTAGTATATCATAAATTATCGCTGAAAAACGTACAACTCTCTTTTTATCCATTTGGTAGCTTGACCTTCAACTCTTATTGGATATTTGAATTGATATTTTGACGATGGTTGAAATATTCTGAGACCCAAAGGCTCACATGGTAAAAGATTTATTCTGATGTTATGACCTTCTTTTGTGTCTATAGAAGGTGTCACAATGACTATTCGTCCTTTATCTGTCAGGAGTTTGGACATTCGTTCCAGTGTTTTTAGGTAGATTGACTTGGACTTCGCGATCATTGCTTCTGCTTGTTCTTTCCTCGGTTTCCTACGTAATGTAGGTAAAAGTATCGGTTCAGTGACGATTGCATCTATGCTATCTTTCTTAAAATATCTTTCTAGATTTAATGCGTTACCTACTTTCACTTCAAAATGACCGATTCTGCTTCGTGGGAGATTTTTCTGTATTAAATTTAGATTTCTTGTTGTAATTTTTACACGTTTGGGATCTTTGTCTAGACCAAGACAATTTATGCCTCGTTTCAGTGCTTCATACAGTATTGTGCCACTACCACAAAACGGGTCTAGTAAGAATCCTCCTTGCTTTACACCTGCCAAATTTATGAGTAACCGCGCTAACATGGGGGACATCGTTATCTCTGGTAGAAAGAGGGGTCTCTCTTTCGATCTATCTGATTGATCTAAATCGGGTATGAAGAATGTCAAACCAAAATGGTAATCTTCGTTCTCTTGGTAACATACAAAATCCCAGATTCTTCTCTTTTGTATGTGATGAATAAACACTTCGTTTTTGTCAATCTTCAGAAGCTTGGTCTTTTTTGTTTTAACTTTGATTCTGTTAAGGATATAGTCAGTCAGTCTTTCCTGGACTGTTTTGGCATCAAGGCTATTAAAACAATAATAACTTATCCCGATTGTGGATTTATCACTGATAAATTGGATAATGTCGTTAAATGACGAATCGCAATCGAATTCAGTAACACCATGAAGGTTTATCTTACATATTTCAAATATTGCTTTCCTAATCCCAGATAATGACGATAATCTCTCTAGAACTTGGGCGGGTTGGTCCAATGTAACCATCACCAATTGAGAACAAATGTCGTTAATGGATGTTATGAATTGCTCGAGTACAGATAGCAATTCTAGTTTCGAGGCTTCTCCAAAAGATAAACTGAAAATCAAAGTACGTTTTTGCAGTCTTTCTTTCTCATACAGAAAGGGCAATTTGATCGTCGACTAGTGTCCAATTGAACATACCAATAGCCTTTTAAACACTTATCCCAAGAGTTTGCTGAGTAATTTGCACGGTCGTAATTACACTATAATAAGGGGTCAACCATACACTAGAAAAGAGTACATAGCTGGTGCTCCCCAGCCTAAAATAGCAAGGTTTACCATGGGTAACCCTAATGACAAATATGATCATGTTTTCAATCTCATATCAGACGAAAGAGCTCAGATCAGACATAATGCGTTAGAAGCTTGTCGAGTAGCTGTAAATAAGGTTGCCAGTGTGTATGGTGAAGGCAATTATTTTTTGAGAATCAAAGTTTATCCGCATGTTGTCTTAAAGGAGAATAAAATGATTGCTACTGCAGGAGCTGACAGACTGCAAGAAGGAATGAGAAAATCTTTTGGAAAGCCGACTGGATTAGCTGCACGCGTAGAACCTGGTACTGTGATTTTAGAAGTTGGGGTAAAAGGGAATAACATAAAGGATGCTATAGAGGCTCTTAAAATAGCTGCAAGTAAGTTACCTGTTAAAACAAAAATTATAGAAAAAACGGGCGGAAATCAGGAAACCGGTGCTTGACGTGAGCGTAGTTGTAAAAGAAGAATCTATAATCAACATATTACAAAAAGAAAGGCCAAAGAGGGTGGCCTTTCAGGCTCCAGATGGTTTATTGACATATGTTACAAAGTTAGCCGAAAAGATAAGGAAAGAATATGGCGTAGATACTATTATTATTCTTGATCCGAACTGGGGAAGTTGTGATCTTGTAAACTTCGATGTTACCCGTCTGGGTGTCGATATTGTTTTCAATATAGGTCACTCACTATCAACAGAAAGACTTGGAAAATACACATATTTCATTGATGCAGAATACCTAGTTGATTTCGCACCTGTGCTTCAAAAAGCTATGAAGATCTTTAAAGAAAAGGGTTTCAAAAACCTTGGGGTATTGACTATCAGTAATCATAAATCACAACTAGATAAGGCAATAAGAATTTTAAACGAAAATGGTTTTAATGCTATAAAAGGTATCGCCGAAGGTGCACTTTTTGATGGGCAGGTTTTCGGGTGTAACTTTTATTCCGCTAGAAACATATCGTCTAATGTAGAGTGTTTTGTTTTTCTCGGACAGAGCAAGTTTCATGCCATAGGCATCAATTTAAGTACAAGAAAACCAACATACATGGTCGATCCATTCTTCAATGAAGTAATTGATATAAGTAGAGATTCTGAAGATTTTGAAAAGAGAGCTATATTGTCAATTCTTAAGGCAAAAGAAGCGCAAAGTTTTGGAATAATCACAAGCCTGAAAGAAGGACAATATTTTCGTATGCAAGCAGAAGAATTAAGGAAAGAATTAGAGGCTCTGGGTAAAACCGTGTGCATGTTTTCTTTAAGAGAAATAACACCAGATAGACTAAGAGCTGTTAGAAATATCGATGCCTTCATTGAGACGGCTTGTCCCCGTATCTCAATGGATAATTACAATTTTGACAGGCCTCTTCTTTCTTACCAGCAGGCTTTGGGGCTTATCAGAATCCTTAAAGGTCTTGATTTAGGTGATATATTTGATTATTCTTTTTGGGTGTAGAAATTGAAAGATAAATCTCACAAAGTCGTAGTACCAGGAGAAGAAATAGGGGTTATAGAAGAGTTTACTCCGTTGGGTTTGACATATGAATCTGATGGACGTATAAGGTCCATGATCGTGGGGGAGGTCAATACTAACAAAAGCGAAAGATCGATCGAAGTGCTAGGTAAGGGTTTGTCATCTCCCTTTCCTCTCGAAGGATATGTTGTAGAAGGTATTGTAGAAAGTAGTTCAAATGCCGGTGGAATAGTGAGAGTATATTCGGTAAACGGCAGGTTAGTGTCAAGCGACCTAACCGGCATTATTCGGTCACATGAAAGACAAGAAGACTTGTACAGAGTTGGGGATGTGATAAGAGCCAAAGTTATCAGTTTGAATAATAGAACTGTTTGGCTGGATATTAGTGATTTTCAAAGCGGTGTTCTGAAAACACGTTGTTCTAAGTGTGGAGGAGAGGTGAGCATCCTTCCTCCAAATAATGTCAAATGTTCCCTTTGTGGTAATATAGAAAGAAGAAAGCTTATAGGATTTGCGTTGCAGATTGAGCACCACTATGAAAAGCAGAGGCCGCGCCAAAGAACTGACAGATTTTTGAATGTACGTCGACGAACACATGAACATAAGGAAACCAGACGTTCATTCAGATAGTTAGTATCCTTTTAAAATCGCGAAACACTTAAACGATGAACGTTTAATCCACGTGGCGAATAAGATGGATGTCAAGATAGTCAAAGAAGATCAAAGAAGCTTGGACCTAGAAATAATTAATGTTGATCAGTCAGTATTACAGATAGTTCAGGAAGAATTGTTGATGGATAATAATGTCGAATTTGCTGCGTACAGTAAACCACATCCTTTACTTAAGAGTCAAACATTAAGTCTGATTGTGAAGACGGGGGATCCTAAAAAAGTGTTTAAAGATGCATGTACGAGAGCCATCAAAAAAGCAAAGAGACTTGAAGAGGATATTGCTGGAGCCTTGTTGACTAATGGTGACTTCTGATACATGAATTTTTGTCCTAAATGTCAATCCAGAATGAAACCACGTCAGGTTAAGACCGAATCAAAAATTGTAATAGCACTAGTATGCCCAAAGTGTGGATATTCAGAAGGAATTTCTGAAGAAAGAGACGTCAAGATACAAGATGAATCTCTGCAAAATGTGGCTTCTATCAAGGTTGTAGGAGAAGAAGCGGATTTGATCAGAACAATGCCAACTACAACTATCGAGTGTCCCAAATGCCATAATATGGAAGCGCAATGGTGGTTTTTACAGACTCGGAGCGGAGATGAACCACCCACTCAATTCTACAGGTGTACCAAATGTGGTCATACATGGAGACAGTATGCTTAATGTCTTGAAACCATTTATGGTGTCTCATTAATTCTTTTATCTATATTAATATCCTATGAATCGCGCAAGTTTGGATCTGCTTGATTAAACTTTACCAAGAAACTAGAGTTGTACATGAAGGCTGATTCCATCTATCCTTGTCGGCTAGTATCTTCCCAAATAACATTCGAGGATATGTACAGGTAAAATCTATTTTGTTAATATTTATAAATTTCAACTCGTTCTGCTTTCCTTCCCTCAAGACGTTGCCAATATACACTAAATGTAATGTTTTTCCTTCGTTATTAAATTCTTCCAGAAGGTATCTAAGATTCCCGAGAGCTATTTTCCATCCTCTTTCTGTGAAGAAATTATTCAGTGCAATTTCAATACTGAGGTCGTCGTTCACTATCGTTGAAGGTAAAGTAATGGTCTTTTCCGTATCATAAATCATTAAAGAATCGCCCTTGTGACAAATGCATGCTGCTATAACTTTCATTATGCTGTAGTTGTCATTCAAGATAAATATAAATCTCTCTAAAAAGGTAAAAGCAAATTAGTTTTTGGTATTATTAACATAAAGTCTTGCTGTTTGAAAAAACCATCTATTGAAGACTATTTTGCCAAACTTAAATATCATCCAGTTTGGCTCTCAAGAATGAGGGGTCGTGGGCTAGCCTGGTCTACGCTACCAGCCTCGGGCGCTGGTGATCGGCGGTTCAAATCCGCCCGACCCCACTTCATGCTCGGACCCAACCTGAACATTAATCTATCTCCGGTCTTTTGGTGCAAAAATTAAGAAAAGATATTGATTAGTTAAATTTATTTAATATTTATCTAGATAGGCTAATAGCGAGGACTGAAATCAAAACGCAACAAGACGACGACTTGTTTGCAGAAGTTCTGAAGGAACTTGATACCGAACAGAGCCGAATAATAGTAAGGACAGAACTTCGAAAATTTCAGAAACCATCCACAATCATTCAAGGGCTTAGGAATAACAGGGAAGAACTTGAAAGGCTCACACGCGAGTTGAAGAGAAGATTAGCTACGGGCGGAACCGTGAAAGATGGTATAATTATATTGCAGGGAGATCACAGAGATAAAATAAGAAAAATATTAGTTGAAATGGGGTATTCTGCAGATCATATAGAAATACAATGAAGTCTTACAGTTGTTGAAATGTATTCGCATTACGTAAAATCTTTTAGACTAGGGTGTAATGGGTACAGCGGTTCGTGAAAAGTTGAGCATCCAAGCATCTATTCGACGGGTTAAGACTATATTCTCTGTAATAGCGTCACCAAGTCGTCTTGAAGTTCTGAAGATACTTAATACAAAAGGTCCTATGACTTATTCGGAACTCAAAAGTTTGGCTGGTTTTAAGGCTAAAAAGGAATCTGGGAAGTTTGCTTATCATCTTAGAAAGCTCTTAAGGCAGAGCCTCATTGCTCAGAATAGAGCCGAAAGGAAGTATATGTTAACCGCTTTAGGAAGACTTGTTCTTAACTCAGCAAAACAAATAGAAGAACAGGCACTATTAGAGAGTGGTAGATTATTCGTTAGAAGTAGTAAACATAAAATGGAAGAGTTCACTACGGATAGAATAATCCATTCTCTGGTTACTGAAGCAGGGATGCCGGTCGAACTAGCGCAAAGAGTAGCCAGCGAAGCTGAATCTAGGATATATAAGTTTCAGACTGCATATCTGACAGCTCCACTAATCAGAGAACTGGTTAATTCAATACTCATCGAGGAAGGGTTCGAAGAATATAGACATAGGTTGAGCAGACTTGGAATGCCTGTTTACGATGTAACCGAAGTGTTTGAAAAGGTGGGTCAGGGTTTTTATGGCATTGAAGCACTTCTTAATGAAACAGCTAATTCTGTTTTGTCTGAGTATCTCTTATTAATACAGTTACCACGTGATATTGTCGATAGTCATCTATCAGGAGACCTTCACCTTTCAAATGTCGGTAATTGGAGTCTAAGACCGGATGTTGTTTTTGCTGCCATTGATAATGGTTTAATCAACACGAAGCAACTTGAAGGTAAATTCTTGTTTATTCCTAAACTGAATTCTCTGAACGATTATGTCACCAAACTGGCTACAATAAACTATCTTATCTCGAGAGAAGTAGGAAAAGAAATTTA
This portion of the Conexivisphaerales archaeon genome encodes:
- a CDS encoding THUMP domain-containing protein, which gives rise to MKSDLKKIERAVSLVPMCNWCAGRLIVDNVRLAESVGESLNLRTVTTGCAICSDTYTKRDDLVRKAVEKMQEFEFDMFQVGVTLPKPCVEREDELRAKLKLYKGIIIKRALTALFKDEIQRRVNKPVNNDNWDILVLIDVNNKSIRVQPRPISLLVRYVKLERGFYTKAPSVAKCDFGGESKAESSTKINSVECVVREVFSKAFEANIIKLCWSGTEDIDARVFGNGRPIYVQVLDPKRRYMGFLKLGRRQGETVQFPLIEISDTKFQQFEGLKKVIFYTILHQNPLVREKVKLLHLIRNISIPDDHKRKKKMLYWTDPILVNEKELKLLCLMDNGVNPWKVLRPDKDSGEFKGILDFLQLDSKVSVTYDIMNFYMESQGLNLQNVYYGASKVMYE
- the rsmA gene encoding 16S rRNA (adenine(1518)-N(6)/adenine(1519)-N(6))-dimethyltransferase RsmA, with protein sequence MKYTNRHLYGQHFLSDLTIISRIIQIAEINNNTKVLEIGTGRGGLTKLIAQRAAYVQTVEIDRELFSRAKFVLDRFDNVEVVQKDILNMNDSGFDIIISSLPYNISTRFVEWLSGQGCLRAVIVLQTDFAEKLFQKPGTKKYNSVSVLSQFCFNVSREGLIPRTSFEPPPRVDSCIVKFERKVSLLDWRYVSKDLKYLFSFRGKMVRTVFKKLHLLYPALSIPSFVKETRRIEEMSPDDFMQILAYMRLGRNVSTQ
- a CDS encoding DNA methyltransferase — encoded protein: MDQPAQVLERLSSLSGIRKAIFEICKINLHGVTEFDCDSSFNDIIQFISDKSTIGISYYCFNSLDAKTVQERLTDYILNRIKVKTKKTKLLKIDKNEVFIHHIQKRRIWDFVCYQENEDYHFGLTFFIPDLDQSDRSKERPLFLPEITMSPMLARLLINLAGVKQGGFLLDPFCGSGTILYEALKRGINCLGLDKDPKRVKITTRNLNLIQKNLPRSRIGHFEVKVGNALNLERYFKKDSIDAIVTEPILLPTLRRKPRKEQAEAMIAKSKSIYLKTLERMSKLLTDKGRIVIVTPSIDTKEGHNIRINLLPCEPLGLRIFQPSSKYQFKYPIRVEGQATKWIKRELYVFQR
- a CDS encoding methyltransferase codes for the protein MYLPSDDSLILLDSLKYDETDKIIELGVGSGFIIDKLKCDFAVGTDLDVNSILYAKANLDDNVELVLCDSAEAFRMDSFDVAYFNPPYLPGNIDEDPKVIGGIDGSSVVKKMLNSSLSVIKENGSIFFVISSNTASDEILTKAGTIGEVHLIKRTRLFFEELYVYMIKTKKVSKKQE
- a CDS encoding DUF655 domain-containing protein, producing MSVGELGVMSSPIQVKRYEEYAYVLDFMPRSRSKLVKNREGLIVQAIGEMYFTLLELLAFENAQLNIGERIYVGKDKREKILSVLGKLSYDELTQNAKNELPNILEKLVLNNESRFVSYFNSLQPLTPRLHALELIPGIGRTMTTHILDEREERPFDSFADIEQRTGLKDPAKQIARRLLEEIEGRSRINIFIKR
- a CDS encoding TrmH family RNA methyltransferase codes for the protein MNIRELSIAMVEPAYSLNVGYVARVMKNFGLKKLIIVGNKRLGKTARVYAAHAKDIIDDCEFMSFDDLFVRYTFVVGTTAVAAKANNSLGGAVSPEKLAKLMRSPHDTVIVLGRDTIGLTSEELAKCDLVVTIHTGTDYSTLNISHALSILLYVLNQQQKNQYTAYLRRKTRKVMLDYLTFLVEKSIVQPHKRHRILLTLKRLIDESDLREEQVVSLIGFFRKLKLLID
- a CDS encoding 50S ribosomal protein L16 — its product is MHGRNYTIIRGQPYTRKEYIAGAPQPKIARFTMGNPNDKYDHVFNLISDERAQIRHNALEACRVAVNKVASVYGEGNYFLRIKVYPHVVLKENKMIATAGADRLQEGMRKSFGKPTGLAARVEPGTVILEVGVKGNNIKDAIEALKIAASKLPVKTKIIEKTGGNQETGA
- a CDS encoding exosome complex RNA-binding protein Csl4 codes for the protein MKDKSHKVVVPGEEIGVIEEFTPLGLTYESDGRIRSMIVGEVNTNKSERSIEVLGKGLSSPFPLEGYVVEGIVESSSNAGGIVRVYSVNGRLVSSDLTGIIRSHERQEDLYRVGDVIRAKVISLNNRTVWLDISDFQSGVLKTRCSKCGGEVSILPPNNVKCSLCGNIERRKLIGFALQIEHHYEKQRPRQRTDRFLNVRRRTHEHKETRRSFR
- a CDS encoding RpoL/Rpb11 RNA polymerase subunit family protein codes for the protein MDVKIVKEDQRSLDLEIINVDQSVLQIVQEELLMDNNVEFAAYSKPHPLLKSQTLSLIVKTGDPKKVFKDACTRAIKKAKRLEEDIAGALLTNGDF
- the dph2 gene encoding diphthamide biosynthesis enzyme Dph2; protein product: MSVVVKEESIINILQKERPKRVAFQAPDGLLTYVTKLAEKIRKEYGVDTIIILDPNWGSCDLVNFDVTRLGVDIVFNIGHSLSTERLGKYTYFIDAEYLVDFAPVLQKAMKIFKEKGFKNLGVLTISNHKSQLDKAIRILNENGFNAIKGIAEGALFDGQVFGCNFYSARNISSNVECFVFLGQSKFHAIGINLSTRKPTYMVDPFFNEVIDISRDSEDFEKRAILSILKAKEAQSFGIITSLKEGQYFRMQAEELRKELEALGKTVCMFSLREITPDRLRAVRNIDAFIETACPRISMDNYNFDRPLLSYQQALGLIRILKGLDLGDIFDYSFWV